A window of Saccopteryx leptura isolate mSacLep1 chromosome 5, mSacLep1_pri_phased_curated, whole genome shotgun sequence contains these coding sequences:
- the LOC136406406 gene encoding GTPase IMAP family member 1-like isoform X3 codes for MAGLKMARDEESAYGKNTSCTTYLPRGCEESTQALQEPLLRLILVGRTGAGKSATGNSILGHRRFLSKLGATSVTRTCEVGSCRWRQWHVEVMDTPDLFSSLVPKTDPGYEERTRCYLLSAPGPHALLLVTQLGRFTAQDQQAVSALKALFGDDVVTHTIVLFTRKEDLAGDSLQEYVRDTDNRALQALVAECGGRVCGFDNRAGGAEREAQVRELLLLVERLVRDHAGAPYTNPQYRLAQELASADPEERRRRVAQSLARREQGLPGRGLLGQLWAWVAARKLRVAGVLGVLFLLYWLFPR; via the exons ATGGCAGGGCTGAAGATGGCGAGAGATGAAGAAAGCGCCTATGGTAAGAACACGTCTTGCACCACATACTTGCCCCGAG GTTGCGAAGAGTCCACGCAAGCCCTACAGGAGCCCCTGCTGAGACTCATCCTGGTGGGGAGGACAGGGGCAGGGAAGAGCGCCACTGGGAACAGCATCCTTGGCCACAGGCGCTTCCTCTCCAAGCTGGGAGCCACCTCGGTGACAAGAACCTGCGAGGTGGGGAGCTGCAGGTGGCGCCAGTGGCACGTGGAGGTGATGGACACCCCGGATCTTTTCAGCTCCCTAGTCCCCAAGACAGACCCTGGGTATGAGGAGCGGACACGCTGCTATCTGTTGTCGGCGCCCGGGCCCCACGCGCTGCTTCTGGTGACTCAGCTGGGCCGCTTCACCGCGCAGGACCAGCAGGCCGTGAGCGCGCTCAAAGCGCTGTTTGGAGACGACGTGGTGACGCACACCATCGTGCTGTTCACCCGCAAAGAGGACCTGGCGGGGGACTCGCTGCAGGAGTACGTGCGCGACACGGACAACCGCGCGCTGCAGGCGCTGGTGGCCGAGTGCGGGGGCCGCGTGTGCGGCTTCGACAACAGGGCGGGGGGCGCGGAGCGGGAGGCGCAAGTGcgtgagctgctgctgctggtggagcGCCTGGTGCGGGACCACGCGGGCGCCCCCTACACCAATCCCCAGTACCGCCTGGCGCAGGAGCTGGCAAGCGCGGACCCGGAAGAGCGGCGGCGGCGGGTGGCCCAGAGCCTAGCGCGCCGAGAGCAGGGTCTGCCTGGCAGAGGGCTGTTGGGCCAGCTGTGGGCATGGGTGGCGGCCAGGAAGCTGCGGGTGGCCGGGGTTCTGGGAGTCCTGTTCCTGCTTTACTGGCTATTCCCCAGATAA
- the LOC136406406 gene encoding GTPase IMAP family member 1-like isoform X1 has product MYWEDQPAALTAGGQGLLGPMSEPATHSAGKVSMAGLKMARDEESAYGKNTSCTTYLPRGCEESTQALQEPLLRLILVGRTGAGKSATGNSILGHRRFLSKLGATSVTRTCEVGSCRWRQWHVEVMDTPDLFSSLVPKTDPGYEERTRCYLLSAPGPHALLLVTQLGRFTAQDQQAVSALKALFGDDVVTHTIVLFTRKEDLAGDSLQEYVRDTDNRALQALVAECGGRVCGFDNRAGGAEREAQVRELLLLVERLVRDHAGAPYTNPQYRLAQELASADPEERRRRVAQSLARREQGLPGRGLLGQLWAWVAARKLRVAGVLGVLFLLYWLFPR; this is encoded by the exons ATGTACTGGGAGGACCAGCCAGCTGCACTCACGGCCGGAGGTCAGGGGCTTCTCGGGCCGATGTCAGAGCCTGCCACCCATTCTGCAGGAAAG GTGAGCATGGCAGGGCTGAAGATGGCGAGAGATGAAGAAAGCGCCTATGGTAAGAACACGTCTTGCACCACATACTTGCCCCGAG GTTGCGAAGAGTCCACGCAAGCCCTACAGGAGCCCCTGCTGAGACTCATCCTGGTGGGGAGGACAGGGGCAGGGAAGAGCGCCACTGGGAACAGCATCCTTGGCCACAGGCGCTTCCTCTCCAAGCTGGGAGCCACCTCGGTGACAAGAACCTGCGAGGTGGGGAGCTGCAGGTGGCGCCAGTGGCACGTGGAGGTGATGGACACCCCGGATCTTTTCAGCTCCCTAGTCCCCAAGACAGACCCTGGGTATGAGGAGCGGACACGCTGCTATCTGTTGTCGGCGCCCGGGCCCCACGCGCTGCTTCTGGTGACTCAGCTGGGCCGCTTCACCGCGCAGGACCAGCAGGCCGTGAGCGCGCTCAAAGCGCTGTTTGGAGACGACGTGGTGACGCACACCATCGTGCTGTTCACCCGCAAAGAGGACCTGGCGGGGGACTCGCTGCAGGAGTACGTGCGCGACACGGACAACCGCGCGCTGCAGGCGCTGGTGGCCGAGTGCGGGGGCCGCGTGTGCGGCTTCGACAACAGGGCGGGGGGCGCGGAGCGGGAGGCGCAAGTGcgtgagctgctgctgctggtggagcGCCTGGTGCGGGACCACGCGGGCGCCCCCTACACCAATCCCCAGTACCGCCTGGCGCAGGAGCTGGCAAGCGCGGACCCGGAAGAGCGGCGGCGGCGGGTGGCCCAGAGCCTAGCGCGCCGAGAGCAGGGTCTGCCTGGCAGAGGGCTGTTGGGCCAGCTGTGGGCATGGGTGGCGGCCAGGAAGCTGCGGGTGGCCGGGGTTCTGGGAGTCCTGTTCCTGCTTTACTGGCTATTCCCCAGATAA
- the LOC136406406 gene encoding GTPase IMAP family member 1-like isoform X4 — protein MAGLKMARDEESAYGCEESTQALQEPLLRLILVGRTGAGKSATGNSILGHRRFLSKLGATSVTRTCEVGSCRWRQWHVEVMDTPDLFSSLVPKTDPGYEERTRCYLLSAPGPHALLLVTQLGRFTAQDQQAVSALKALFGDDVVTHTIVLFTRKEDLAGDSLQEYVRDTDNRALQALVAECGGRVCGFDNRAGGAEREAQVRELLLLVERLVRDHAGAPYTNPQYRLAQELASADPEERRRRVAQSLARREQGLPGRGLLGQLWAWVAARKLRVAGVLGVLFLLYWLFPR, from the exons ATGGCAGGGCTGAAGATGGCGAGAGATGAAGAAAGCGCCTATG GTTGCGAAGAGTCCACGCAAGCCCTACAGGAGCCCCTGCTGAGACTCATCCTGGTGGGGAGGACAGGGGCAGGGAAGAGCGCCACTGGGAACAGCATCCTTGGCCACAGGCGCTTCCTCTCCAAGCTGGGAGCCACCTCGGTGACAAGAACCTGCGAGGTGGGGAGCTGCAGGTGGCGCCAGTGGCACGTGGAGGTGATGGACACCCCGGATCTTTTCAGCTCCCTAGTCCCCAAGACAGACCCTGGGTATGAGGAGCGGACACGCTGCTATCTGTTGTCGGCGCCCGGGCCCCACGCGCTGCTTCTGGTGACTCAGCTGGGCCGCTTCACCGCGCAGGACCAGCAGGCCGTGAGCGCGCTCAAAGCGCTGTTTGGAGACGACGTGGTGACGCACACCATCGTGCTGTTCACCCGCAAAGAGGACCTGGCGGGGGACTCGCTGCAGGAGTACGTGCGCGACACGGACAACCGCGCGCTGCAGGCGCTGGTGGCCGAGTGCGGGGGCCGCGTGTGCGGCTTCGACAACAGGGCGGGGGGCGCGGAGCGGGAGGCGCAAGTGcgtgagctgctgctgctggtggagcGCCTGGTGCGGGACCACGCGGGCGCCCCCTACACCAATCCCCAGTACCGCCTGGCGCAGGAGCTGGCAAGCGCGGACCCGGAAGAGCGGCGGCGGCGGGTGGCCCAGAGCCTAGCGCGCCGAGAGCAGGGTCTGCCTGGCAGAGGGCTGTTGGGCCAGCTGTGGGCATGGGTGGCGGCCAGGAAGCTGCGGGTGGCCGGGGTTCTGGGAGTCCTGTTCCTGCTTTACTGGCTATTCCCCAGATAA
- the LOC136406406 gene encoding GTPase IMAP family member 1-like isoform X2, with amino-acid sequence MYWEDQPAALTAGGQGLLGPMSEPATHSAGKVSMAGLKMARDEESAYGCEESTQALQEPLLRLILVGRTGAGKSATGNSILGHRRFLSKLGATSVTRTCEVGSCRWRQWHVEVMDTPDLFSSLVPKTDPGYEERTRCYLLSAPGPHALLLVTQLGRFTAQDQQAVSALKALFGDDVVTHTIVLFTRKEDLAGDSLQEYVRDTDNRALQALVAECGGRVCGFDNRAGGAEREAQVRELLLLVERLVRDHAGAPYTNPQYRLAQELASADPEERRRRVAQSLARREQGLPGRGLLGQLWAWVAARKLRVAGVLGVLFLLYWLFPR; translated from the exons ATGTACTGGGAGGACCAGCCAGCTGCACTCACGGCCGGAGGTCAGGGGCTTCTCGGGCCGATGTCAGAGCCTGCCACCCATTCTGCAGGAAAG GTGAGCATGGCAGGGCTGAAGATGGCGAGAGATGAAGAAAGCGCCTATG GTTGCGAAGAGTCCACGCAAGCCCTACAGGAGCCCCTGCTGAGACTCATCCTGGTGGGGAGGACAGGGGCAGGGAAGAGCGCCACTGGGAACAGCATCCTTGGCCACAGGCGCTTCCTCTCCAAGCTGGGAGCCACCTCGGTGACAAGAACCTGCGAGGTGGGGAGCTGCAGGTGGCGCCAGTGGCACGTGGAGGTGATGGACACCCCGGATCTTTTCAGCTCCCTAGTCCCCAAGACAGACCCTGGGTATGAGGAGCGGACACGCTGCTATCTGTTGTCGGCGCCCGGGCCCCACGCGCTGCTTCTGGTGACTCAGCTGGGCCGCTTCACCGCGCAGGACCAGCAGGCCGTGAGCGCGCTCAAAGCGCTGTTTGGAGACGACGTGGTGACGCACACCATCGTGCTGTTCACCCGCAAAGAGGACCTGGCGGGGGACTCGCTGCAGGAGTACGTGCGCGACACGGACAACCGCGCGCTGCAGGCGCTGGTGGCCGAGTGCGGGGGCCGCGTGTGCGGCTTCGACAACAGGGCGGGGGGCGCGGAGCGGGAGGCGCAAGTGcgtgagctgctgctgctggtggagcGCCTGGTGCGGGACCACGCGGGCGCCCCCTACACCAATCCCCAGTACCGCCTGGCGCAGGAGCTGGCAAGCGCGGACCCGGAAGAGCGGCGGCGGCGGGTGGCCCAGAGCCTAGCGCGCCGAGAGCAGGGTCTGCCTGGCAGAGGGCTGTTGGGCCAGCTGTGGGCATGGGTGGCGGCCAGGAAGCTGCGGGTGGCCGGGGTTCTGGGAGTCCTGTTCCTGCTTTACTGGCTATTCCCCAGATAA